From Neobacillus sp. PS2-9, the proteins below share one genomic window:
- a CDS encoding histidine kinase encodes MNNSSNSQKKERLSRYFLLCVSLIGIWIFIQFGLAKITAPNETMILALLVVFLLIVEFFPLPVWKGTVTISFPLVYAIYVMDGLSYTVLSYGCIVAMINLYKRRPLRIVFFNPALLLISFYTAHLISQWFLSFLTIELQSRFLQGVLHFSLLILPFYLVNNLIVDVLLTIRPQLYNFRIWKRKTLQELNSFLLSYGYLVLFYFLGNQNRGEIDVFSFFFFFAPLVCFALLSSIIANLKKEKSKLKALFSISSELNKKIAAPDWLSFLANNLQEFIDVDAWILWKREKKGWNLRFASGLVMDEIILTDEAALAFDKTRQLTVYHHTKKDAGPAGKIFSEEVGSLLYAPLVLENELVGMFVFGRVRSKSFTEEDRQSAATLANQLAVLIKTKWLFAEQEKRLILEERNRIARDIHDGVAQSLAGAIMNLETATRKFTKMPDDSFRLMVESTEKLRRSLKEVRESIYALRPYPTERVGLLSAIASKISAIQRDSNMDISFDTRGPEFQLSPMVEKIIFDICKESMQNALKHAEATKIDILLSYQKEHVLLKIKDNGKGFSLFQAMIKARQHPHFGILHMNEAAEKIQASLQVDSKEGAGTEITLTVPRMGIEGSDLRDQAYASR; translated from the coding sequence ATGAATAATTCGTCCAATTCGCAAAAAAAGGAACGGTTATCCAGGTACTTTTTACTGTGCGTCTCCCTTATTGGCATTTGGATCTTTATCCAATTTGGACTAGCAAAAATAACGGCACCTAATGAAACAATGATTCTTGCTTTATTAGTTGTTTTTCTACTGATTGTCGAGTTTTTTCCATTGCCAGTTTGGAAAGGCACCGTTACGATTTCCTTTCCACTCGTGTATGCCATTTATGTAATGGATGGCCTTTCATATACAGTTCTTTCCTATGGATGTATCGTGGCAATGATTAATCTATATAAAAGAAGGCCGCTCAGGATTGTGTTTTTTAATCCTGCCTTGCTACTTATCAGTTTTTATACTGCACACTTAATCAGTCAATGGTTTTTATCATTTTTAACAATTGAACTACAGTCAAGATTCCTGCAAGGAGTTCTTCACTTTAGCCTGCTTATCCTGCCTTTTTATCTTGTTAATAATTTAATTGTTGATGTATTGCTTACGATTAGACCTCAGCTCTATAACTTCCGTATATGGAAGCGGAAAACGCTGCAGGAATTGAATAGTTTCCTACTTTCATATGGATACCTAGTCCTTTTTTATTTTCTTGGAAATCAAAATAGAGGAGAAATTGATGTCTTTTCGTTCTTTTTCTTTTTTGCTCCATTAGTGTGCTTTGCACTATTAAGTTCCATTATTGCTAACTTAAAGAAGGAGAAATCAAAATTAAAGGCACTATTTAGTATCTCTTCTGAACTTAATAAAAAAATTGCAGCACCAGATTGGTTATCTTTTTTAGCCAATAATCTTCAGGAATTTATAGATGTGGATGCCTGGATTTTATGGAAAAGAGAAAAAAAGGGTTGGAATCTAAGGTTTGCCTCAGGATTAGTTATGGATGAAATCATTTTAACAGATGAAGCGGCTCTGGCGTTTGATAAAACTAGGCAGTTAACCGTTTACCATCATACGAAAAAGGACGCGGGGCCTGCGGGAAAAATATTTTCAGAAGAAGTGGGGTCGTTATTATATGCCCCATTAGTGCTTGAAAATGAGCTGGTTGGTATGTTTGTCTTTGGAAGAGTTCGGTCAAAAAGCTTTACGGAAGAAGATAGGCAGTCAGCGGCTACCCTTGCCAATCAGTTAGCCGTCTTAATTAAGACGAAATGGCTGTTTGCTGAACAGGAAAAAAGGCTGATTTTAGAAGAAAGAAATCGAATTGCGCGTGATATTCATGATGGGGTGGCTCAATCATTAGCAGGGGCCATCATGAATTTGGAGACAGCCACTCGGAAATTCACTAAAATGCCAGATGACTCGTTCCGACTAATGGTAGAAAGCACGGAAAAGCTGAGGAGAAGCTTAAAGGAAGTTAGGGAATCGATCTATGCTCTTCGCCCATATCCAACAGAACGCGTGGGGCTGCTGTCGGCAATTGCCTCAAAAATCAGCGCGATTCAACGAGATTCAAACATGGACATATCATTTGATACCCGCGGCCCTGAGTTTCAGCTCAGCCCTATGGTGGAAAAAATTATATTCGATATCTGCAAAGAGAGTATGCAGAATGCCCTTAAGCATGCAGAGGCAACGAAGATTGACATTTTATTAAGCTATCAAAAGGAGCATGTTCTATTAAAAATTAAGGATAATGGGAAGGGATTTTCATTATTCCAGGCGATGATTAAAGCAAGGCAGCACCCCCATTTTGGAATCCTGCATATGAATGAGGCGGCGGAGAAAATCCAAGCTTCGCTCCAAGTAGACAGTAAAGAAGGAGCGGGAACAGAGATTACGTTAACCGTACCAAGAATGGGAATTGAAGGGAGTGATTTACGTGATCAAGCTTATGCTAGTCGATGA
- a CDS encoding response regulator transcription factor gives MIKLMLVDDHAVLRDGLKNIVGMEADIEVVAEAVNGNDAIAKVDEILPDVILMDINIPEKNGIEATSVIKERYPAVKILILTMHDHDEFFMSAIREGADGYLLKDAPSQHVIDAIRAVANGQSVIHPAMTKKFLGFQQQKAEPIEEKTDSVLTGREKEVLLCLVKGMNNKEIAQSLYISDKTVKIHVSNIFKKLGVKSRSQVVIYAVQNQLVPLA, from the coding sequence GTGATCAAGCTTATGCTAGTCGATGATCATGCGGTATTGCGTGATGGTCTTAAAAACATAGTAGGAATGGAAGCCGATATTGAAGTAGTGGCAGAGGCGGTAAATGGGAATGATGCGATTGCGAAGGTGGATGAGATTCTACCGGATGTCATTCTAATGGATATTAATATTCCTGAAAAAAATGGCATAGAAGCAACAAGTGTGATAAAAGAGCGTTATCCGGCTGTTAAAATTCTCATTTTGACTATGCATGATCATGATGAGTTCTTTATGTCAGCCATCCGCGAAGGGGCGGATGGATATCTTCTGAAGGATGCTCCTTCACAGCATGTCATTGATGCGATCCGTGCGGTTGCTAATGGTCAGTCGGTTATTCACCCTGCTATGACAAAGAAGTTCCTGGGTTTCCAACAACAGAAGGCAGAGCCTATCGAAGAAAAGACCGACTCCGTGCTGACCGGAAGGGAAAAAGAAGTGCTTTTGTGTCTGGTTAAAGGAATGAATAACAAAGAGATTGCGCAAAGTCTATATATCAGTGATAAAACCGTAAAAATCCATGTCAGCAACATCTTCAAAAAACTCGGCGTAAAAAGCCGTTCACAAGTCGTCATCTACGCCGTCCAAAACCAGCTCGTCCCATTAGCATAA